The Ignavibacteria bacterium genome contains the following window.
AAGAAATTTCATTAAAGTAAATTGTTTCAAACACAAAATCATCTTTTAAATTAATTCTTGTATCTTTTTTGTTTTATTAGATCATAATTAATTATTAAATGCATAAAAATTTATAATTTCTAATCAATTTCCCCTCTTAATTTAGCCAGGATTATTTTACCTTTAGAAGTTATTCTAAATCGATAAGGTTTATTTTCTTCATCAAACTCGTATTCACCAAGTCCAAATATACTTAATCGGTCAAATTCATCTTTATAATTAGCAGATAAATCTTTAAAGTCCTTTCCGACAATATACTTTTCAGGTTTATTGTTTAGAATTTCTAAAATTTCTTGTTCTTTTCGTTTCGGCAGATAAAATAGAGGTGGAAAAGTTATTAAATCACGAAATTCCTCATGTATATAATATACTTCGCAACCTGTAAAAAATCCTGCAAGAGCCATCGAAATAACGTGAGCTTTAAACCCACCAGTTGGATTAAAATATACCTTATAACCTTCCTTTTTCTTTTTTTCAGCTATTTCTATAAGATGGTCTAACATATCAGCTATACCCTCAATAAATTCTTTAACCTTATCTTCACCATAGACAACATTCATAAAATAACCTGGTACTTCTTTGTGA
Protein-coding sequences here:
- a CDS encoding putative CRISPR-associated protein; this encodes MKKEFHVINVGASIITNYQKSLKENDEIKNKSLSDNEFWREILSNKKDLLNHIYEFISEKPFDRSAELNSFLKKIENSDGHIEVYFVGTKTAVSEICVKILKQYLENNKRYKFTIYAHKEVPGYFMNVVYGEDKVKEFIEGIADMLDHLIEIAEKKKKEGYKVYFNPTGGFKAHVISMALAGFFTGCEVYYIHEEFRDLITFPPLFYLPKRKEQEILEILNNKPEKYIVGKDFKDLSANYKDEFDRLSIFGLGEYEFDEENKPYRFRITSKGKIILAKLRGEID